A DNA window from Porphyromonas gingivalis ATCC 33277 contains the following coding sequences:
- a CDS encoding IS982-like element IS195 family transposase: MKTNIVDVFCIIDDFSKLFDEAIKKKTLEEEDKKRRNRKFKMSDSEVMTILILFHLSRYRDLKAFYLQYITHSCRSEFPHLVSYNRFVELQSRVGFKLIAFLNMCCLGQCTGISFIDSTPLKACHIKRAHGHRTMRGWAQKGKSTMGWFYGFKLHIVINDRGEIINYQITPGNCDDREPLKDGTFTKNLFGKLIADRGYISQNLFDRLFVDDIHMITKIKKNMKNSLMHLYDKVLLRKRALIETVNDMLKNVCQIEHTRHRSVNNFVTNLISGIIAYNILPKKPELNIEIIRNPNFPISA, from the coding sequence ATGAAGACAAATATAGTTGATGTTTTTTGCATCATAGATGATTTCTCCAAGCTTTTTGATGAAGCAATCAAGAAAAAGACCCTCGAAGAGGAAGACAAAAAACGCAGGAATAGAAAGTTTAAGATGTCGGACAGTGAGGTCATGACCATCCTGATCCTGTTTCATCTGTCAAGATACCGAGATTTGAAAGCTTTTTATCTTCAATACATCACCCATTCTTGTCGATCCGAGTTCCCACATCTTGTCTCTTATAATCGCTTTGTGGAGCTGCAAAGCAGGGTAGGTTTCAAGCTGATAGCATTTCTCAATATGTGTTGTTTGGGTCAATGTACAGGCATCTCTTTCATCGATTCCACCCCACTGAAGGCTTGTCATATCAAACGAGCTCATGGGCATAGGACAATGAGGGGATGGGCTCAAAAAGGCAAAAGCACCATGGGTTGGTTTTATGGATTCAAACTACATATTGTTATCAACGACAGGGGTGAAATCATCAACTATCAAATCACACCGGGCAATTGTGATGACAGAGAACCTCTGAAAGACGGAACATTCACCAAGAATCTTTTTGGCAAACTCATTGCCGATAGAGGCTACATTTCCCAAAACCTTTTTGACCGGCTCTTTGTCGATGACATCCACATGATAACCAAAATCAAAAAGAACATGAAGAACTCCCTGATGCATCTATATGACAAAGTTTTATTGAGAAAGAGAGCCTTGATCGAAACGGTCAATGATATGCTCAAAAATGTCTGTCAGATAGAGCACACGAGACATCGCAGTGTCAACAATTTTGTCACCAACCTGATCTCCGGTATCATCGCTTACAACATCCTGCCTAAAAAGCCTGAACTCAATATTGAAATCATCAGAAACCCTAACTTTCCTATTTCCGCTTAG
- a CDS encoding tetratricopeptide repeat protein: protein MAKKENQQPDNHVGEVVSRSEQFIEKNMTKIGLVILGVFIIVAGIFAYKRFVSEPKAREAAAKVYLAEDKFIQELDRAALNGNGANEMGLLAVIKKYSGSDASNLAKAYAGICYYNLGEYQKAIDHLKGFSSKENMVAPSITRLIGDCYVQLKKYEEAVGYFEKAAAAASNDAITPGCLIKAGRVYEELKQYDKALAAYKQVKEKYYTSMEANTVEADIIRVKSKGAK from the coding sequence ATGGCTAAAAAAGAAAATCAACAACCGGACAACCACGTAGGAGAAGTGGTTTCACGCTCAGAGCAGTTCATAGAAAAGAACATGACCAAAATCGGCTTGGTTATTTTGGGCGTTTTTATCATTGTGGCAGGTATTTTTGCCTACAAACGTTTCGTCAGCGAACCTAAAGCTCGTGAAGCTGCTGCCAAGGTATATCTTGCCGAAGACAAATTCATTCAGGAATTGGACAGGGCAGCCTTAAATGGAAACGGTGCAAACGAAATGGGACTGTTGGCAGTAATAAAAAAATACTCCGGCTCGGATGCATCCAATCTGGCAAAAGCCTATGCCGGCATTTGCTACTACAACCTCGGAGAATATCAGAAAGCCATTGATCATCTGAAGGGGTTCTCCTCCAAGGAAAATATGGTAGCACCATCTATCACTCGTCTTATCGGTGACTGTTATGTACAGCTCAAAAAATATGAAGAGGCCGTAGGCTATTTTGAGAAAGCTGCGGCCGCAGCCTCTAACGATGCCATTACACCGGGCTGTCTCATCAAAGCCGGTCGCGTATACGAAGAGCTCAAACAATATGACAAGGCTCTCGCTGCTTATAAGCAGGTAAAAGAAAAATACTACACATCGATGGAAGCTAATACGGTAGAAGCAGATATCATACGTGTAAAATCCAAAGGAGCGAAATAA
- a CDS encoding tetratricopeptide repeat-containing sensor histidine kinase, with protein MINIHTRLTILTFLGCVFMLSAKEINVDSLFQIAADRTLSATEKKKRYEEMGKQLELHQQVGSAADAYSLAIKFCRDGGSTEELPFLLLKYATMATHAGRYSNAIMALEEIMRLLKDKNDNIILARTYMQIGIVFFFQEKWDDALVFYERALQIAQKKKEERGISIAYNNMANIYQKKGNTQEAYSYYNKALDIQRTNGDSVSMCNSLMNIGTIMINEKNPEDSYKPLKEALTIASKINDIEIQALSYAHLAYYYAWRSEYGKANEVLTIAENLACHAGYNQTRLAILDIASSIYAEYGLYSLAYECQKRSKLLADSIAAKQMQEKITEFDIRFKSKEKEAEIALKNQELHLARKLHIALIIISTLLVATIITLIIHAARRYRQNKRLREMNDTRNRLLSIISHDIKGPAIAQKMALDTILSSSSDCGSMTRNMLSSIRNSVATELTLLQNLLDWSNIQIGNLAPKFVVFNIVENIGKVINLYSISARNKDISLHLEAPIQCLVHADQQMINTVIRNLLSNAIKFSKAGSVIHIRVEEKEKAMGIKVSVSDKGIGMSKKQITDILESDKNKKATAGTDGEIGSGLGLIICKGLLKKNKSKLCIDSKEGKGSVFSFVLASA; from the coding sequence ATGATTAATATACATACGCGACTAACTATCCTGACATTTCTTGGATGTGTCTTTATGCTCTCAGCCAAAGAGATTAATGTAGATTCCCTTTTCCAAATAGCGGCCGACCGGACTCTTTCTGCCACGGAAAAGAAAAAAAGGTATGAGGAGATGGGCAAACAGCTCGAACTGCATCAACAAGTCGGTAGTGCAGCCGATGCATATTCCTTAGCCATCAAGTTCTGCCGTGATGGTGGCTCGACCGAAGAGCTTCCATTTCTGCTTTTAAAGTATGCAACCATGGCGACTCATGCAGGTCGTTATAGCAATGCAATAATGGCTCTAGAAGAAATAATGAGGCTGCTTAAAGACAAAAACGACAACATTATATTAGCCCGCACTTATATGCAGATAGGCATCGTATTTTTCTTTCAGGAAAAGTGGGATGACGCATTGGTATTCTATGAACGTGCGCTACAAATCGCTCAAAAGAAAAAGGAGGAAAGAGGTATCTCTATAGCCTACAACAACATGGCTAACATTTATCAAAAAAAAGGAAATACTCAAGAAGCCTACTCCTATTATAACAAAGCTTTGGATATACAACGAACCAATGGTGATAGTGTAAGTATGTGCAACAGTCTCATGAATATCGGCACAATTATGATCAATGAGAAAAATCCTGAGGATAGCTATAAGCCTTTGAAAGAAGCTCTTACAATAGCATCCAAAATAAATGATATCGAGATCCAGGCCCTATCTTATGCACATCTTGCATATTATTATGCATGGAGAAGCGAATACGGCAAAGCAAATGAAGTGCTCACAATCGCAGAAAATTTGGCATGCCATGCCGGGTATAATCAAACCAGATTGGCAATATTGGATATAGCCAGTTCCATATATGCCGAATACGGCTTGTACTCTTTGGCTTATGAATGCCAAAAAAGATCCAAACTTCTGGCAGACTCTATTGCCGCCAAACAGATGCAAGAAAAAATTACGGAGTTTGACATTCGGTTCAAAAGCAAAGAGAAAGAGGCCGAAATAGCACTGAAAAACCAGGAATTACATTTAGCTCGCAAATTACATATTGCCCTTATCATAATATCCACACTGTTGGTGGCAACCATCATTACCCTTATCATCCATGCAGCAAGGAGATACAGACAAAATAAGAGACTGCGAGAAATGAATGACACCAGAAACAGACTCCTCTCCATTATCTCACACGACATCAAGGGTCCGGCTATAGCACAGAAAATGGCCCTCGACACTATACTATCATCTTCATCTGACTGTGGCTCTATGACTCGGAATATGCTTTCTTCAATACGCAATAGTGTAGCAACAGAATTGACTCTTTTACAGAATTTACTCGATTGGTCTAATATCCAAATCGGGAATTTAGCTCCCAAATTTGTGGTTTTCAACATTGTGGAAAACATTGGAAAGGTGATCAATTTATACTCTATTTCTGCTCGGAATAAAGATATTAGCTTACATTTGGAAGCTCCTATACAATGTTTGGTTCATGCTGACCAACAAATGATCAATACCGTAATACGCAATTTACTCAGTAATGCAATCAAATTCTCTAAAGCAGGAAGCGTAATACACATCCGTGTGGAAGAAAAAGAGAAAGCCATGGGGATCAAAGTGTCTGTATCAGACAAAGGTATTGGCATGAGCAAAAAACAAATAACCGATATCCTCGAATCGGATAAAAATAAGAAGGCTACAGCCGGGACCGATGGGGAAATAGGTAGCGGATTAGGTTTAATTATCTGCAAAGGTCTGCTCAAAAAAAACAAAAGCAAGTTATGCATTGACAGCAAGGAAGGTAAAGGCTCCGTATTCTCTTTTGTCCTTGCCTCAGCGTAA
- a CDS encoding helix-turn-helix domain-containing protein, which yields MIDADAIKMRILSMMEQLGMTPSAFADRAGISRSALTHITSGRNKVTLDMINKIMQGFDEWSAEWIIFGKGPQQSNKTAFENDLFSYSSVPEQELHTRTKDNSGIQSPSGRLEPEIKIVQMPAKQIERITVFYTDGSYQEFRSNKE from the coding sequence ATGATCGATGCAGATGCAATTAAGATGCGTATTCTTTCCATGATGGAGCAGTTGGGAATGACTCCTTCTGCTTTCGCTGATCGGGCCGGGATTTCTCGTTCCGCTCTGACTCACATTACCTCCGGCAGAAATAAAGTGACCTTGGACATGATCAACAAGATCATGCAGGGATTCGATGAATGGAGTGCGGAGTGGATTATCTTTGGCAAAGGGCCTCAACAATCGAATAAAACGGCATTTGAGAATGATCTTTTCTCTTATTCTTCCGTGCCGGAGCAAGAGTTGCATACAAGGACTAAAGATAATTCCGGCATACAGAGTCCATCGGGCAGATTGGAGCCGGAAATCAAGATCGTTCAAATGCCTGCGAAGCAGATCGAGAGAATTACGGTGTTCTATACGGATGGCAGCTATCAAGAGTTTCGCTCAAACAAAGAGTAA
- a CDS encoding dihydroorotate dehydrogenase electron transfer subunit yields MKYNHKLRVATNTKLNDSYFLLTLVPEHNEVRLSLPEIKPGQFVQVLTDVQGAFLRRPISVCDVDYERQELFLLVQKVGKGTRALASLQPSDSLDLLYPLGQGFTLNDLPDGEYRPLLVGGGVGTAPMLYLARCIRESGIVPDVLLGARSADLIVMQDRFSRFANLHCTTEDGSLGVKGFVTRNPTLREGDFSHIYVCGPKAMMMAVASLARQRNIPCEVSLENTMACGIGACLCCVENTKEGNLCVCTEGPVFNTDRLQWFEQK; encoded by the coding sequence ATGAAATACAACCATAAACTGCGTGTCGCGACCAATACGAAGCTAAACGACAGCTATTTCCTTCTTACACTTGTACCGGAGCATAATGAAGTACGATTATCTCTGCCGGAAATAAAGCCCGGACAGTTTGTTCAGGTACTGACTGATGTCCAAGGGGCTTTTTTGCGTCGGCCTATCTCTGTTTGTGATGTCGATTACGAACGGCAGGAACTATTCCTTCTGGTTCAAAAAGTAGGCAAGGGTACACGTGCTTTAGCTTCATTGCAACCATCTGATTCATTGGATCTTCTATATCCGCTTGGACAGGGTTTTACGCTTAACGATCTGCCGGATGGTGAGTATCGTCCTCTTCTCGTGGGTGGTGGTGTAGGCACTGCTCCTATGCTCTATTTGGCGCGTTGTATCAGAGAGAGTGGGATCGTGCCGGATGTTCTGCTCGGAGCGCGTTCGGCAGATCTGATCGTTATGCAGGACAGATTCTCTCGTTTTGCCAATCTGCATTGCACCACAGAGGATGGTTCGTTGGGGGTGAAGGGCTTTGTCACGAGAAACCCGACCCTTCGGGAAGGCGATTTTTCTCATATATATGTGTGTGGCCCAAAAGCAATGATGATGGCTGTAGCATCCCTGGCACGTCAACGAAATATCCCGTGTGAGGTCTCTCTGGAGAATACCATGGCTTGTGGTATCGGGGCATGTTTGTGTTGTGTGGAAAATACAAAAGAAGGCAATCTTTGCGTCTGTACGGAAGGACCGGTCTTCAATACAGATAGATTACAATGGTTCGAACAGAAGTAG
- a CDS encoding viroplasmin family protein, with product MAKKWYVVWAGHTPGVYDNWDECRAQTEGFNKARYKSFATESDALRAYEDGADEFYRKAYGSTGTHGADKHPDMETLPRTSPIWESLSVDAACSGNPGPMEYRGVLTASKAEVFRVGPLEGGTNNIGEFLAIVHALALLEKMKRPHYPIYSDSMTAISWVRKKKCKTLLARTDKNTAIFDLIERAEHWLSTHRITNPIYKWNTVDWMEIPADFGRK from the coding sequence ATGGCAAAGAAGTGGTATGTGGTCTGGGCCGGGCATACACCCGGAGTTTATGATAATTGGGATGAATGTCGAGCGCAAACAGAGGGATTCAATAAAGCCCGCTACAAAAGCTTTGCTACCGAAAGCGATGCCCTAAGAGCCTATGAAGACGGAGCAGATGAATTCTACCGCAAAGCATACGGATCCACTGGCACGCACGGAGCAGACAAGCATCCGGATATGGAGACTTTACCCCGAACAAGTCCTATCTGGGAGAGCCTTTCAGTGGATGCAGCCTGTAGTGGCAATCCCGGCCCGATGGAGTATCGGGGTGTACTGACAGCATCCAAGGCCGAAGTCTTTCGCGTAGGCCCCCTGGAAGGAGGCACGAACAATATCGGAGAGTTTCTGGCCATTGTTCATGCCTTGGCCCTTCTGGAGAAAATGAAGAGACCTCACTACCCTATCTATTCGGATAGCATGACGGCTATCAGCTGGGTTCGAAAGAAAAAATGCAAAACTCTTCTCGCTCGTACAGATAAAAACACAGCGATCTTCGACCTCATAGAGCGTGCAGAGCATTGGCTCTCTACTCATCGGATTACCAACCCTATATATAAATGGAATACTGTCGACTGGATGGAGATACCGGCCGACTTCGGACGGAAATAA
- a CDS encoding response regulator transcription factor has translation MISIVLVDDHELYRVGLRAAISQMQGLAEIVGECSSCEELETFLKEQKEPGLIILDIWLPDGNGVNIARKLKKLYPAVKIIILSSEVSEKTVNELLAIDVEGYICKTAQINDIGNAIRTVTTGSHFYGKSVSKMILDICVSRSADQSHKKSKKQQQQQNDSSELTQREKEVVQYLCDGYSAKETAEKMHLSYRTVETHRSNILHKLGFSNAAELIRYAVKSGLVDWQ, from the coding sequence ATGATTAGTATCGTACTCGTGGATGACCACGAACTCTATCGGGTAGGTTTGCGTGCTGCCATTAGTCAAATGCAAGGTTTGGCAGAAATCGTAGGTGAATGTAGTTCTTGTGAAGAACTGGAAACGTTTCTGAAAGAACAAAAAGAACCGGGACTAATCATACTGGATATTTGGCTTCCCGATGGGAATGGAGTGAATATTGCTCGTAAGCTAAAGAAGCTATATCCGGCTGTTAAGATTATCATACTGTCTTCTGAAGTATCAGAGAAAACAGTCAATGAACTATTGGCGATTGATGTGGAAGGATACATATGCAAAACAGCTCAGATCAATGATATAGGAAATGCCATCCGCACAGTAACCACGGGTAGCCATTTCTATGGCAAAAGTGTTTCGAAGATGATACTGGATATTTGCGTATCACGTTCCGCAGACCAATCGCATAAGAAAAGCAAAAAACAGCAACAGCAGCAGAACGACTCTTCCGAGCTGACCCAACGAGAGAAAGAAGTAGTACAATATCTGTGCGATGGCTATTCTGCCAAAGAAACAGCCGAAAAAATGCACCTTAGTTACCGAACGGTAGAAACACACCGTAGTAATATTCTGCACAAACTGGGATTCTCCAATGCAGCCGAACTGATACGGTATGCCGTAAAGAGCGGATTAGTGGATTGGCAATAG
- a CDS encoding tetratricopeptide repeat protein: MKKLLRNLFGSGREEEKRSASDAMSGREKIVTNSEKSNLSTDPDHVNRQADTLKFDAIRAMNMGELVFATEALRKAMELRPEFETRYYLTEALLRRHLTEEALAQMNLLLEEVPMHTATLLNRAKLRLEQNDPSRALEDCGTGIESTSELEEQALFLYYGASAMKDMKNLKDALCLLKQAIEKNDAFIPARLLRARMLIDLERYEEATQDLDWVAASDPEEEQVPMLRARLFMLEGKQQNAMQAYEELLSLDPFNEEGHCGIATLMIKEGRSAEAETFLREAIEEMPVQRNLILMLVEILENKGQTQEAAEWRAKLPEAEVESEAVNFNDLYKGNLY; encoded by the coding sequence ATGAAGAAATTATTGAGAAACCTCTTTGGTTCCGGCCGTGAAGAAGAGAAAAGGAGTGCTTCTGACGCTATGTCCGGGAGGGAAAAAATAGTTACAAATTCTGAAAAAAGTAATCTGTCGACTGATCCGGACCATGTGAATCGTCAGGCCGATACACTCAAGTTCGATGCCATTCGGGCAATGAATATGGGAGAACTGGTCTTTGCCACAGAGGCCTTGCGCAAGGCAATGGAACTACGTCCCGAGTTTGAGACCCGTTATTATCTGACTGAAGCATTGCTTCGACGCCATCTCACGGAAGAAGCGTTGGCTCAGATGAATTTACTCCTTGAGGAAGTTCCGATGCATACAGCAACCCTGCTCAACCGTGCTAAGTTGAGGTTAGAACAAAATGATCCGTCCCGAGCACTTGAGGACTGTGGTACCGGTATCGAATCTACATCCGAATTGGAGGAACAAGCTCTTTTCCTCTATTACGGAGCCTCCGCCATGAAGGACATGAAAAACCTCAAAGATGCCCTTTGCCTGCTCAAACAGGCCATCGAAAAAAATGATGCCTTCATTCCGGCCAGACTCCTTCGAGCGCGCATGCTCATTGACTTGGAGCGTTATGAAGAAGCCACCCAGGATTTGGATTGGGTGGCAGCATCCGATCCGGAAGAGGAACAGGTGCCTATGCTCCGCGCCCGCCTTTTCATGCTTGAAGGAAAGCAGCAAAATGCCATGCAGGCATACGAAGAATTGCTAAGTCTCGATCCCTTCAACGAAGAAGGTCACTGCGGTATTGCTACACTCATGATCAAAGAAGGACGATCAGCCGAAGCAGAAACATTTCTGCGCGAAGCTATCGAAGAGATGCCGGTTCAGCGCAATCTGATTCTGATGCTCGTCGAAATATTGGAGAATAAAGGACAAACGCAGGAAGCAGCAGAATGGCGTGCCAAACTACCGGAAGCAGAGGTGGAAAGCGAAGCGGTTAATTTCAATGATCTTTACAAGGGTAACCTCTATTAA
- a CDS encoding gamma carbonic anhydrase family protein produces MALIQSVRGFTPIIGEDTFLAENATIVGDVVMGKGCSVWFNAVLRGDVNSIRIGDNVNIQDGSILHTLYQKSTIEIGDNVSVGHNVVIHGAKICDYALIGMGAVVLDHVVVGEGAIVAAGSVVLTGTQIEPNSIYAGAPARFVKKVDPEQSREMNFRIAHNYRMYASWFKDESSEIDNP; encoded by the coding sequence ATGGCATTAATACAGAGTGTTAGGGGCTTTACCCCTATAATCGGCGAGGATACCTTCCTCGCCGAAAATGCCACTATTGTAGGCGATGTAGTCATGGGCAAAGGCTGTAGTGTGTGGTTCAATGCCGTATTGCGAGGCGATGTCAATTCCATTCGGATCGGTGACAATGTCAATATCCAAGATGGATCCATACTGCATACGCTCTATCAAAAATCCACTATCGAAATCGGTGACAACGTATCTGTCGGGCACAATGTAGTCATCCACGGAGCTAAAATATGCGACTATGCCCTTATCGGTATGGGAGCCGTTGTGCTAGATCATGTAGTGGTTGGAGAAGGTGCTATCGTAGCAGCCGGTTCCGTAGTACTCACTGGCACACAGATAGAGCCGAACAGTATCTATGCCGGTGCTCCGGCGCGTTTTGTCAAAAAAGTAGACCCCGAACAGAGTCGAGAAATGAATTTTCGCATTGCGCACAACTACCGGATGTATGCCTCATGGTTCAAAGACGAATCATCTGAAATAGATAACCCTTAG
- the ribH gene encoding 6,7-dimethyl-8-ribityllumazine synthase produces the protein MATAYHNLSDYDYESVPCGKDLRIGIAVAEWNHNITEPLMKGAIDTLLEHGVSADNIIVQHVPGTFELTYASAYLAEQHEVDAVIAIGCVVRGDTPHFDYICQGVTQGITQLNVDGFVPVIFGVLTTETMLQAEERAGGKHGNKGTEAAVTALKMAGLERI, from the coding sequence ATGGCTACAGCTTATCATAACTTATCCGACTACGACTACGAGAGCGTTCCCTGCGGCAAAGACTTACGTATAGGAATTGCCGTTGCTGAATGGAATCACAATATCACAGAGCCACTGATGAAAGGGGCTATCGATACCCTTTTGGAGCATGGTGTATCGGCTGACAATATCATCGTACAGCATGTTCCCGGCACTTTCGAACTTACCTATGCAAGCGCATACCTTGCCGAACAGCATGAAGTAGATGCAGTGATCGCTATCGGCTGTGTAGTCAGAGGCGACACCCCCCACTTCGACTATATCTGCCAAGGGGTAACACAGGGAATCACCCAGTTGAACGTTGACGGCTTTGTACCAGTCATTTTCGGAGTCCTTACCACGGAAACAATGCTTCAGGCCGAAGAGCGTGCCGGGGGCAAGCATGGCAACAAAGGCACGGAAGCAGCCGTTACAGCTCTTAAAATGGCAGGATTGGAAAGAATATAA
- a CDS encoding aminopeptidase P family protein, whose protein sequence is MTNDILQRLASLRKVMSHEHIDAYIIPSSDAHLSEYTPEHWKGRRWISGFTGSAGTVVVTANKAGLWTDGRYFLQAGQQLEGTSIDLYKEGIPGTPSIEQFLAAELKTGQTVGIDGRCFPAGAASATELALDIYGIKLRTDKDLFDEAWRDRPEIPRGELFVQPVKYAGESVKDKIARVNKELATQGANATIITMLDELAWIFNLRGRDVECNPVGVAFGYVSARESVLFAFPEKITKEVRSAMEEGGVKIMPYEAIYEYIPALPAEERLLIDKKRITRALYDLIPAACRKIDGVSTITALKAIKNEQELSGVRAAMVRDGVALTRFFMWLEQEWEAGRNHDEVVLGEKLTAFRAAQPLYFGVSFDTICGYQDHGAIIHYRATPESAHVVKREGVLLLDSGAQYHDGTTDITRTVALSTPSVELKRDYTLVMKGHIAIATAQYLEGTRGSQIDVLARKALWDNGMNYAHGTGHGVGCFLNVHEGPQNIRMDENPTEMKIGMITSNEPGLYRSGKYGIRIENLVVTKLNVETEFGRFFGFETLTAFYFDNELIEKSLLTADELKWYNDYQQWVYKTLAPELSTEERAWLKEKTQTI, encoded by the coding sequence ATGACAAACGATATCTTGCAGCGTCTTGCGTCTTTGCGCAAAGTCATGAGTCATGAGCATATCGATGCTTATATCATCCCGAGTTCGGATGCCCACCTAAGCGAATACACACCCGAACACTGGAAAGGTCGCCGTTGGATTTCCGGTTTCACCGGATCGGCCGGGACAGTAGTGGTCACAGCAAATAAGGCCGGACTATGGACGGACGGACGCTACTTCCTCCAAGCAGGCCAACAGCTCGAAGGCACTTCTATCGACCTCTACAAAGAAGGCATCCCCGGAACTCCCTCCATCGAACAGTTTCTTGCCGCCGAGCTGAAAACCGGCCAAACAGTGGGTATAGATGGACGTTGCTTTCCGGCAGGTGCTGCCTCTGCAACCGAATTGGCTTTGGATATATACGGCATCAAACTAAGGACTGACAAGGATCTTTTTGATGAAGCATGGCGAGATCGTCCAGAAATCCCTCGTGGAGAGCTTTTCGTGCAGCCTGTGAAGTATGCAGGAGAAAGCGTGAAAGACAAGATCGCACGTGTCAATAAAGAACTGGCGACACAAGGTGCCAATGCCACTATTATCACCATGTTGGACGAATTGGCTTGGATATTCAATCTTCGTGGTAGAGATGTGGAGTGCAACCCCGTAGGAGTTGCTTTTGGTTATGTATCGGCTCGAGAATCTGTCCTCTTTGCTTTCCCTGAGAAGATCACGAAGGAGGTTCGCTCAGCCATGGAAGAAGGCGGGGTCAAGATTATGCCCTACGAAGCCATATATGAATATATCCCAGCACTACCTGCCGAAGAAAGGCTGCTTATCGACAAGAAACGCATTACACGCGCACTTTATGACCTTATACCGGCTGCTTGTCGGAAAATAGACGGTGTCAGCACAATTACAGCGTTGAAAGCTATCAAGAACGAGCAAGAGCTATCCGGTGTTCGTGCCGCTATGGTACGTGATGGCGTTGCCCTTACCCGATTCTTTATGTGGTTGGAACAGGAGTGGGAAGCCGGTCGCAACCATGACGAAGTGGTATTGGGTGAAAAGCTCACAGCATTCCGTGCCGCTCAGCCCCTCTATTTCGGAGTTAGTTTCGATACGATATGCGGCTATCAGGATCATGGTGCTATCATCCATTACCGCGCCACACCCGAATCCGCCCACGTAGTCAAACGAGAAGGTGTACTCCTCCTCGATAGCGGAGCACAGTATCATGATGGCACTACAGACATCACACGTACTGTCGCTTTGAGTACTCCATCGGTCGAACTCAAACGGGACTATACCCTTGTGATGAAAGGGCATATTGCTATTGCAACGGCACAGTATCTGGAGGGCACACGCGGTAGTCAGATCGATGTATTGGCACGCAAAGCCCTTTGGGACAATGGAATGAACTATGCTCATGGCACGGGACATGGCGTCGGTTGCTTCCTCAACGTCCATGAAGGGCCGCAGAATATTCGCATGGATGAGAATCCTACCGAAATGAAGATTGGAATGATTACGAGCAATGAACCAGGTCTTTATCGTTCCGGCAAATATGGTATCCGAATCGAAAACCTCGTAGTGACCAAGTTGAATGTAGAGACTGAATTCGGCCGATTCTTCGGATTCGAAACGCTGACGGCTTTCTATTTCGACAACGAACTCATCGAAAAAAGCTTGCTCACGGCAGATGAATTGAAGTGGTACAATGACTACCAGCAGTGGGTGTACAAGACGCTTGCTCCCGAACTGAGTACCGAGGAAAGAGCTTGGCTCAAAGAGAAAACTCAGACTATCTAA